From one Herpetosiphon gulosus genomic stretch:
- the rpmJ gene encoding 50S ribosomal protein L36 yields MKVQPSVKPRCEYCRVIRRKGVVRIICSRTPKHKQRQG; encoded by the coding sequence ATGAAAGTTCAACCATCAGTCAAACCACGCTGTGAATATTGCCGGGTCATTCGTCGTAAGGGCGTTGTCCGCATCATTTGCAGCCGCACCCCGAAGCATAAGCAACGGCAAGGCTAA
- the rplM gene encoding 50S ribosomal protein L13 yields MKTYSQKASEIQREWLVVDAENQVLGRLATQIATLIRGKHKPTYTPSMDGGDFVIVVNAEKIRVTGDKANQKIYYRHSNFPGGLKRTAYKVMLQTHPERILYFAVKGMLPRNRLSRHIIKKLKVYVGASHPHASQSPKVYAVKG; encoded by the coding sequence ATGAAGACTTATAGCCAAAAAGCTTCGGAGATTCAGCGCGAATGGCTGGTCGTCGATGCAGAAAATCAGGTGCTTGGTCGGCTCGCGACCCAAATTGCAACCCTGATTCGCGGCAAGCACAAGCCAACCTACACGCCAAGCATGGATGGTGGCGATTTTGTGATCGTGGTTAACGCTGAAAAAATTCGCGTTACCGGCGATAAAGCCAACCAAAAAATTTACTATCGCCACTCGAACTTCCCTGGTGGTTTGAAGCGCACCGCTTATAAAGTGATGTTGCAAACCCACCCCGAGCGGATTCTTTACTTCGCGGTAAAAGGCATGTTGCCACGCAATCGCTTGAGCCGCCACATTATCAAAAAACTGAAGGTGTATGTTGGCGCTAGCCATCCTCATGCATCACAATCACCTAAAGTCTATGCGGTGAAAGGTTAA
- the rpsD gene encoding 30S ribosomal protein S4, with protein MARYTGPVCKLSRREGVDLMLKSGNSGRKVLERRGSQPPGQHGASVRRRQLSDYGVQLREKQKVRRIYGVLERQFRRYYGIATRTTGQTGAVLLQILERRLDNVVFRLGYAVTRAQARQLVNHGHITVNGRKTDIPSALVEVGDVIGVRAESRKRDYFKDLEETKQLNRVSPPSWLSLDAGKMEGVVQTFPSREELDMSINEQLIVEFYSR; from the coding sequence ATGGCTCGATATACTGGTCCAGTATGTAAATTGTCACGCCGCGAAGGCGTTGACCTAATGCTCAAGAGCGGTAACAGTGGCCGCAAGGTGCTTGAGCGCCGTGGGAGCCAGCCCCCTGGCCAACATGGGGCTTCAGTCCGACGACGACAATTGTCTGATTATGGTGTTCAGTTGCGCGAGAAGCAAAAAGTTCGCCGGATCTATGGTGTTTTGGAACGTCAGTTCCGCCGCTATTATGGCATTGCGACCCGTACCACCGGCCAAACCGGTGCTGTGCTCTTGCAAATCTTGGAACGTCGCCTCGATAATGTGGTGTTCCGCTTAGGCTATGCAGTAACTCGCGCCCAAGCTCGCCAGTTGGTCAACCACGGTCATATTACCGTGAATGGCCGCAAAACCGATATTCCTTCAGCCTTGGTTGAAGTTGGCGATGTAATTGGTGTGCGTGCCGAAAGCCGCAAACGCGATTATTTCAAAGATCTCGAAGAAACCAAACAACTCAACCGCGTGTCACCACCAAGCTGGTTGTCACTTGACGCTGGCAAGATGGAAGGGGTTGTGCAAACCTTCCCATCACGTGAAGAGTTGGATATGTCGATTAACGAGCAGTTGATTGTTGAATTCTACAGCCGCTAA
- the rpsI gene encoding 30S ribosomal protein S9, which produces MSEQRYFQGTGRRKTAVARVRLYPGTGEFVVNGRTSEEFFGGRALYQQLIRQPLLAANQLGSFNVLIKVRGGGDTGRAEAVRHGIARALVDADPAFKPIMRAAGLLTRDARKKERKKPGLVKARRAKQYTKR; this is translated from the coding sequence ATGAGTGAACAACGCTATTTCCAAGGCACTGGTCGCCGCAAGACCGCCGTGGCTCGGGTACGCTTGTATCCTGGTACTGGCGAGTTTGTGGTCAATGGCCGCACCTCAGAAGAATTCTTTGGCGGTCGCGCTTTGTATCAACAATTGATTCGCCAACCGTTGTTGGCTGCCAATCAACTTGGCTCGTTCAATGTGTTGATCAAGGTTCGTGGTGGTGGTGATACTGGCCGCGCCGAGGCTGTGCGCCACGGTATTGCTCGCGCCTTAGTCGATGCAGATCCAGCATTCAAGCCCATTATGCGGGCTGCTGGCCTTTTGACCCGCGATGCTCGTAAAAAGGAACGCAAGAAACCAGGTTTGGTCAAGGCTCGCCGCGCCAAACAATACACCAAGCGCTAA
- the rpsK gene encoding 30S ribosomal protein S11 has translation MAKQAKAGAARRPQRGRRRERKNVPRGQAHVQATFNNTIVTITDPAGNVVCWSSAGASGFKGSRKSTPYAAQVTAEQAARKAMDNGMRVVEVYVKGPGAGRESAVRALQATGLSVIAITDVTPIPHNGCRPPKRRRV, from the coding sequence ATGGCGAAACAAGCAAAAGCGGGAGCAGCTCGCCGCCCTCAACGCGGTCGTCGCCGTGAGCGTAAAAATGTGCCGCGCGGGCAAGCTCACGTCCAAGCGACCTTTAACAACACGATCGTTACGATCACCGACCCAGCTGGCAACGTGGTTTGCTGGAGCAGCGCCGGCGCAAGTGGCTTCAAAGGCTCACGCAAAAGCACCCCATACGCTGCCCAAGTAACTGCCGAACAAGCAGCCCGCAAAGCCATGGATAACGGCATGCGCGTGGTTGAAGTGTATGTAAAAGGCCCAGGCGCTGGCCGTGAATCAGCGGTGCGGGCACTGCAAGCTACTGGCTTGTCGGTTATTGCAATCACCGATGTTACGCCAATCCCACACAATGGTTGTCGCCCACCAAAGCGCCGCCGCGTGTAA
- the rplQ gene encoding 50S ribosomal protein L17, translating to MRHRKSGKKMGRPTAQRKALYRSLMIAIIEHRGITTTDAKARAVQPEVEKLISLGRFDTPHNRRMALSKLHSKIAMNLLFQVAPAYAERPGGYTRIVKMGFRKGDAAEMARIELV from the coding sequence ATGAGACACCGCAAGTCTGGCAAGAAGATGGGCCGGCCAACGGCTCAGCGCAAAGCCTTATACCGCAGCTTGATGATTGCGATTATCGAGCATCGCGGCATTACAACCACTGATGCCAAGGCCCGCGCAGTTCAACCAGAAGTTGAAAAATTGATTTCATTGGGTCGCTTTGATACTCCCCACAATCGCCGGATGGCGCTTTCGAAGCTGCACAGCAAGATTGCCATGAACCTTTTGTTCCAAGTGGCTCCTGCTTACGCCGAACGCCCAGGTGGTTACACGCGGATTGTCAAGATGGGCTTCCGCAAAGGTGACGCTGCGGAAATGGCTCGGATTGAATTGGTCTAA
- the truA gene encoding tRNA pseudouridine(38-40) synthase TruA, translating into MSRTLALCFEYLGTAFCGSQWQPGGRSVQTELETAWQRLTSETGRWIFAGRTDVGVHALAQVAHIVSDTSRSLDTIAKAINAITPPDISVHEAWEMPTGFHSRFSARQRTYRYVLDSAPAPSATLSGRVLRLDHQLDWAAMQAALDTLIGTHDFAAFAGAGHEGSTTRTCMLAQLRPAEWLGRPVTVLHLQANAFLKHMVRNIVGTLLMVGDGKLSLEAWQAIIASRDRRNAGPTAPPQGLYLESIGYDPALQPLATSSRWDGTTYFRTYQG; encoded by the coding sequence ATGAGCCGTACTTTAGCATTGTGTTTTGAATATCTCGGCACTGCTTTTTGCGGCTCGCAATGGCAACCAGGTGGTCGCTCCGTGCAAACGGAGTTAGAGACTGCTTGGCAGCGATTAACAAGCGAGACTGGGCGTTGGATTTTTGCCGGTCGTACCGATGTAGGAGTTCACGCCCTGGCCCAAGTCGCCCATATCGTGAGCGATACGTCGCGCAGTTTGGATACAATTGCCAAGGCAATCAATGCCATTACGCCGCCAGATATCAGTGTTCACGAAGCATGGGAGATGCCAACCGGCTTTCATTCCCGCTTTAGTGCCCGTCAACGAACCTATCGCTATGTTCTTGATAGTGCACCTGCGCCTTCAGCCACGCTCTCTGGGCGGGTGTTGCGCCTCGATCATCAACTTGATTGGGCGGCGATGCAGGCGGCCTTGGATACGCTGATTGGTACTCACGATTTTGCGGCGTTCGCTGGCGCTGGTCACGAAGGCTCGACCACTCGCACCTGTATGTTGGCACAATTACGCCCCGCAGAGTGGCTTGGTCGCCCAGTGACTGTCCTGCATTTGCAGGCCAATGCTTTTCTCAAGCATATGGTGCGCAATATCGTTGGTACGTTGCTGATGGTTGGCGATGGCAAGCTTTCATTGGAAGCTTGGCAGGCGATTATTGCTAGTCGCGACCGTCGTAACGCAGGCCCAACCGCGCCCCCACAGGGGTTGTATTTAGAGTCGATTGGCTATGACCCAGCACTTCAGCCATTGGCGACAAGTTCACGCTGGGATGGCACGACCTATTTTCGGACGTATCAAGGCTGA
- the rpsM gene encoding 30S ribosomal protein S13, translating to MARISGVDIPRNKRVEISLTYIYGIGRTTSSEILARTSINPNVRVKDLTEDEVIRLREIIDQDYTVEGDLRRAVQLNIKRLMDIGCYRGIRHRKGLPLRGQRTKTNARTRRGKKGAAIGGKKKATKK from the coding sequence ATGGCACGTATTTCAGGGGTTGATATTCCCCGCAACAAACGGGTGGAAATTTCCCTTACCTACATCTACGGGATTGGTCGCACCACCAGCAGTGAAATTCTGGCTCGCACCAGTATCAATCCAAATGTTCGGGTCAAAGATTTAACCGAAGACGAAGTGATTCGTTTGCGCGAAATCATCGACCAAGATTACACCGTTGAAGGCGATTTGCGTCGGGCTGTTCAATTGAACATCAAGCGTTTGATGGATATTGGCTGCTACCGTGGGATTCGTCACCGCAAAGGCTTGCCATTGCGCGGTCAACGCACCAAAACCAACGCCCGTACCCGCCGTGGTAAAAAAGGCGCAGCAATCGGTGGCAAGAAGAAAGCTACCAAGAAGTAA
- a CDS encoding DNA-directed RNA polymerase subunit alpha, with product MLDIAMPKLECVAAAENYGRFKIEPLDPGYGHTLGNALRRVLLSSIPGAAVIKIKIDGIFHEFSPIQGVREDATEIVLNVKGIRLRSYAERPVKMILSKTGPGVVRASDIECPSNVEIVNPDHYIATLDSSDARLDMELTVERHRGYLPAENRDPVPIGEIPVDAIFTPVHKVNYVVEHTRIGGMTDFDRLLLEIWTDGTVKPGDALSYAAQVLVQYSSIIADFNRFDDEQEQVGDANGLVIPSEIYDMPIEDLDLSTRTYNCLKRADITKVGQVLEMDEKQLLAVRNLGQKSMDEIREKLIERNLLPTLPFNSAILNTNVAARLNDGSAE from the coding sequence GTGCTAGACATTGCAATGCCCAAACTCGAATGTGTCGCAGCGGCGGAGAACTATGGGCGGTTCAAAATTGAGCCTCTGGATCCCGGGTACGGGCACACATTAGGGAACGCGCTGCGACGGGTGTTGTTGTCGTCCATCCCTGGGGCAGCGGTCATCAAGATTAAAATTGATGGGATTTTCCACGAGTTTTCGCCAATTCAAGGCGTGCGTGAAGATGCTACCGAGATTGTGTTAAATGTGAAAGGCATTCGTTTGCGCTCCTACGCCGAACGCCCAGTCAAGATGATTTTATCGAAGACTGGCCCAGGCGTGGTGCGGGCAAGCGATATTGAATGCCCTTCGAATGTGGAGATCGTTAACCCCGATCACTACATCGCAACCCTCGATAGCTCCGATGCCCGCTTGGATATGGAGTTGACCGTGGAACGTCACCGCGGCTATCTGCCAGCTGAAAATCGTGACCCGGTGCCGATTGGCGAAATCCCGGTGGATGCGATCTTCACGCCGGTGCACAAGGTTAACTACGTTGTGGAACATACCCGCATTGGCGGGATGACCGACTTCGACCGTTTGTTGCTTGAAATTTGGACTGATGGCACAGTTAAGCCAGGCGATGCTCTAAGCTACGCCGCGCAAGTGCTGGTTCAATATTCATCGATCATCGCCGATTTCAATCGCTTTGACGATGAACAAGAGCAAGTTGGCGATGCTAATGGTCTCGTTATTCCCAGCGAGATCTACGATATGCCTATCGAAGATCTTGACCTTTCAACCCGCACCTACAACTGTCTCAAGCGTGCCGACATCACCAAGGTTGGGCAAGTGCTGGAGATGGACGAGAAGCAACTGCTGGCTGTGCGGAACTTGGGGCAAAAATCCATGGACGAAATTCGCGAGAAATTAATCGAGCGTAATTTACTGCCAACCTTGCCTTTCAACTCCGCTATTCTGAACACCAATGTCGCTGCCCGTCTGAACGACGGTAGCGCTGAATAG